One genomic region from Labeo rohita strain BAU-BD-2019 chromosome 7, IGBB_LRoh.1.0, whole genome shotgun sequence encodes:
- the trmt10b gene encoding tRNA methyltransferase 10 homolog B isoform X2 codes for MEDSCCAESTVSKVNEAADLLDFLGIDVELDPLCGREETAFSKNVMRKQRNWERRLEAKKSKRKEEKERKKLSRQNKGATEPQLSKRVIKAITKERLEEARGAGLRLCVDLSMTDCLSPKEISRLACQIRRLYGCNKKALQPFRIFLTELREDSLLYKECVRMNDGFTNYLIDVTEESWFHLFPSEDVIYLTPDASEALEYVEEDKVYILGGLVDETIQKKISYTRAKELGIRTARLPIDEYMVKRPNPKNFHSKILAINQVFEILLTFRDTKDWIKALTAGIPPGKGYMVASAVSTDIINPPEEL; via the exons ATGGAAGACAGCTGTTGTGCAGAAAGTACTGTGTCAAAAGTAAACGAAGCCGCAGATTTATTGGACTTCCTGGGTATTGATGTGGAGCTGGATCCCTTGTGTGGCCGAGAGGAAACCGCGTTCTCT AAAAATGTCATGCGCAAGCAGCGGAACTGGGAGAGGAGACTGGAggcaaaaaaaagcaaaagaaaagaggagaaagaaagaaagaagctcAGCAGACAAAATAAAG GTGCGACTGAGCCGCAACTCAGTAAACGTGTCATTAAAGCGATTACCAAAGAGAGACTAGAGGAGGCCAGAGGAGCAGGACTGCGCCTGTGTGTTGATCTCAGCATGACTGACTGCCTTTCTCCCAAA GAAATCAGCCGTCTTGCATGTCAGATCAGGCGCCTCTATGGATGCAACAAGAAAGCCTTACAGCCATTCCGCATTTTTCTGACGGAGTTAAGAGAGGACAGTCTGCTGTATAAAGAATGTGTCCGGATGAATGACGGCTTCACTAATTATTTG ATTGATGTGACTGAGGAGAGCTGGTTTCATCTGTTTCCCTCTGAAGATGTGATATATTTAACCCCAGATGCAAGTGAAG CTTTAGAGTATGTGGAGGAAGATAAAGTTTATATCCTTGGAGGTTTAGTGGATGAAACCATACAAAAG aaaataagCTACACGAGGGCGAAAGAGCTCGGCATTCGCACGGCGCGGCTGCCGATTGACGAGTACATGGTAAAGAGACCAAACCCCAAAAACTTCCACTCCAAAATCCTAGCCATCAACCAAG tGTTTGAAATACTGCTGACTTTTCGTGACACTAAAGATTGGATTAAAGCGCTTACCGCTGGAATACCTCCAGGAAAAGGTTACATGGTGGCATCAGCAGTGTCTACAGACATAATAAACCCTCCAGAGGAGCTGTAG
- the cxcl19 gene encoding C-X-C motif chemokine 19, producing MNAFLILTVIGASIVLSDGVQPLGAGYNSRCVCLKLESRIIPQENLRRVVILPRGPHCKTTEVVAGLSSGESICLNPRTPWVKKLILFIEKKERVAKTE from the exons CTGATCTTAACCGTTATTGGAGCCAGCATCGTTCTGTCCGATG GCGTGCAACCTCTCGGTGCGGGTTACAACAGCCGCTGCGTGTGTCTGAAACTGGAGTCACGTATCATCCCTCAGGAGAACCTGCGACGCGTGGTGATCCTGCCAAGAGGCCCGCACTGCAAGACTACTGAGGTGGT tgctGGCTTGTCAAGTGGAGAGAGTATCTGTTTGAATCCCAGGACACCATGGGTTAAAAAACTCATTCTCTTCATTGAGAAAAAGGAGCGAGTGGCCAAAACAGAGTAG
- the trmt10b gene encoding tRNA methyltransferase 10 homolog B isoform X3, whose protein sequence is MEDSCCAESTVSKVNEAADLLDFLGIDVELDPLCGREETAFSKNVMRKQRNWERRLEAKKSKRKEEKERKKLSRQNKGATEPQLSKRVIKAITKERLEEARGAGLRLCVDLSMTDCLSPKVRFTKQAQHYLRKSGRLIPDPTCLINRIDVTEESWFHLFPSEDVIYLTPDASEALEYVEEDKVYILGGLVDETIQKKISYTRAKELGIRTARLPIDEYMVKRPNPKNFHSKILAINQVFEILLTFRDTKDWIKALTAGIPPGKGYMVASAVSTDIINPPEEL, encoded by the exons ATGGAAGACAGCTGTTGTGCAGAAAGTACTGTGTCAAAAGTAAACGAAGCCGCAGATTTATTGGACTTCCTGGGTATTGATGTGGAGCTGGATCCCTTGTGTGGCCGAGAGGAAACCGCGTTCTCT AAAAATGTCATGCGCAAGCAGCGGAACTGGGAGAGGAGACTGGAggcaaaaaaaagcaaaagaaaagaggagaaagaaagaaagaagctcAGCAGACAAAATAAAG GTGCGACTGAGCCGCAACTCAGTAAACGTGTCATTAAAGCGATTACCAAAGAGAGACTAGAGGAGGCCAGAGGAGCAGGACTGCGCCTGTGTGTTGATCTCAGCATGACTGACTGCCTTTCTCCCAAAGTGAGATTTACTAAACAAGCACAACATTATCTTCGGAAGTCTGGCAGGTTGATACCTGACCCTACTTGCTTGATAAACAGa ATTGATGTGACTGAGGAGAGCTGGTTTCATCTGTTTCCCTCTGAAGATGTGATATATTTAACCCCAGATGCAAGTGAAG CTTTAGAGTATGTGGAGGAAGATAAAGTTTATATCCTTGGAGGTTTAGTGGATGAAACCATACAAAAG aaaataagCTACACGAGGGCGAAAGAGCTCGGCATTCGCACGGCGCGGCTGCCGATTGACGAGTACATGGTAAAGAGACCAAACCCCAAAAACTTCCACTCCAAAATCCTAGCCATCAACCAAG tGTTTGAAATACTGCTGACTTTTCGTGACACTAAAGATTGGATTAAAGCGCTTACCGCTGGAATACCTCCAGGAAAAGGTTACATGGTGGCATCAGCAGTGTCTACAGACATAATAAACCCTCCAGAGGAGCTGTAG
- the trmt10b gene encoding tRNA methyltransferase 10 homolog B isoform X1, translated as MEDSCCAESTVSKVNEAADLLDFLGIDVELDPLCGREETAFSKNVMRKQRNWERRLEAKKSKRKEEKERKKLSRQNKGATEPQLSKRVIKAITKERLEEARGAGLRLCVDLSMTDCLSPKFFSQEISRLACQIRRLYGCNKKALQPFRIFLTELREDSLLYKECVRMNDGFTNYLIDVTEESWFHLFPSEDVIYLTPDASEALEYVEEDKVYILGGLVDETIQKKISYTRAKELGIRTARLPIDEYMVKRPNPKNFHSKILAINQVFEILLTFRDTKDWIKALTAGIPPGKGYMVASAVSTDIINPPEEL; from the exons ATGGAAGACAGCTGTTGTGCAGAAAGTACTGTGTCAAAAGTAAACGAAGCCGCAGATTTATTGGACTTCCTGGGTATTGATGTGGAGCTGGATCCCTTGTGTGGCCGAGAGGAAACCGCGTTCTCT AAAAATGTCATGCGCAAGCAGCGGAACTGGGAGAGGAGACTGGAggcaaaaaaaagcaaaagaaaagaggagaaagaaagaaagaagctcAGCAGACAAAATAAAG GTGCGACTGAGCCGCAACTCAGTAAACGTGTCATTAAAGCGATTACCAAAGAGAGACTAGAGGAGGCCAGAGGAGCAGGACTGCGCCTGTGTGTTGATCTCAGCATGACTGACTGCCTTTCTCCCAAA tttttctcACAGGAAATCAGCCGTCTTGCATGTCAGATCAGGCGCCTCTATGGATGCAACAAGAAAGCCTTACAGCCATTCCGCATTTTTCTGACGGAGTTAAGAGAGGACAGTCTGCTGTATAAAGAATGTGTCCGGATGAATGACGGCTTCACTAATTATTTG ATTGATGTGACTGAGGAGAGCTGGTTTCATCTGTTTCCCTCTGAAGATGTGATATATTTAACCCCAGATGCAAGTGAAG CTTTAGAGTATGTGGAGGAAGATAAAGTTTATATCCTTGGAGGTTTAGTGGATGAAACCATACAAAAG aaaataagCTACACGAGGGCGAAAGAGCTCGGCATTCGCACGGCGCGGCTGCCGATTGACGAGTACATGGTAAAGAGACCAAACCCCAAAAACTTCCACTCCAAAATCCTAGCCATCAACCAAG tGTTTGAAATACTGCTGACTTTTCGTGACACTAAAGATTGGATTAAAGCGCTTACCGCTGGAATACCTCCAGGAAAAGGTTACATGGTGGCATCAGCAGTGTCTACAGACATAATAAACCCTCCAGAGGAGCTGTAG